A stretch of Myxococcus hansupus DNA encodes these proteins:
- the hemN gene encoding oxygen-independent coproporphyrinogen III oxidase: protein MEPPRHEVPTPPEALLRRYNVSGPRYTSYPTAPEWRKDFGPEDLVARLERAGARERTEPLSLYVHLPFCRSLCWYCGCNVVVSKDCCAADRYIDHLEMELDLVSARLGSRRTLSQIHWGGGTPTFLNEKQLERLWRAITRRFRIARDAEVAIEVHPAVTTSGQLTLLRSLGFNRVSMGLQDFDTRVQQATNRLQSPEETRALLEHARLLGFQGVNFDLIYGLPHQDAEGWARTLETVLSMRPDRLAVYSFAFMPEVLKHQRRMPAEAIPDGRTKLELFRAAYAAFVSAGYQPIGMDHFAVPDDELSRAQAERRLGRNFQGYTVQAASDVVAIGSTGISDVGGAYAQNVRALPRYYARVSQGCLATERGLALTADDQRRRAVITRLMCNFWVDLGPDADGYFAPELERLRAFEDDGLVRRSGTQLELTPLGRLFVRNVAMVFDTYLAGAERPRFSRTV from the coding sequence ATGGAGCCTCCCCGCCACGAAGTTCCGACACCGCCCGAAGCCCTGCTGCGCCGGTACAACGTCTCCGGGCCCCGCTACACCAGCTACCCCACGGCGCCCGAGTGGCGGAAGGACTTCGGTCCCGAGGACCTGGTGGCGCGGCTCGAGCGGGCCGGGGCTCGCGAGCGCACCGAGCCGCTGTCGCTCTACGTCCACCTGCCGTTCTGCCGCAGCCTCTGTTGGTATTGCGGCTGCAACGTCGTGGTCAGCAAGGACTGTTGCGCGGCGGACCGGTACATCGACCATCTGGAGATGGAGCTGGACCTGGTGTCGGCGCGGCTCGGCTCGCGGCGGACCCTGTCCCAGATTCACTGGGGCGGCGGGACGCCCACGTTCCTCAATGAGAAACAGTTGGAGCGGCTCTGGCGGGCCATCACCCGACGCTTCCGCATCGCTCGGGACGCGGAGGTGGCCATCGAAGTGCATCCGGCGGTGACGACGTCCGGCCAGCTCACGCTGCTGCGCAGCCTGGGCTTCAACCGCGTGTCCATGGGCCTTCAGGACTTCGACACGCGAGTCCAGCAAGCGACGAACCGGCTTCAATCACCGGAGGAGACGCGGGCGTTGTTGGAGCACGCGCGCCTGCTGGGCTTCCAGGGCGTGAACTTCGACCTCATCTACGGTCTGCCCCATCAGGACGCGGAGGGGTGGGCGCGCACGCTGGAGACGGTGCTGTCGATGCGGCCGGACCGGCTGGCCGTGTATTCCTTCGCGTTCATGCCCGAGGTGCTGAAGCACCAGCGGCGCATGCCCGCGGAGGCCATTCCCGACGGGCGCACCAAGCTGGAGCTGTTCCGCGCCGCCTACGCGGCCTTCGTGTCCGCGGGCTACCAGCCCATCGGCATGGACCACTTCGCGGTGCCGGACGACGAATTGTCTCGCGCCCAGGCCGAGCGCCGGCTCGGACGCAACTTCCAGGGCTACACGGTCCAGGCCGCATCGGACGTGGTGGCCATTGGCAGCACCGGTATCAGCGACGTGGGCGGCGCCTATGCACAGAACGTCCGGGCCCTGCCTCGCTACTACGCGCGCGTGTCCCAGGGCTGCCTCGCCACCGAGCGTGGGCTGGCGCTGACGGCGGATGACCAACGGCGCCGCGCCGTCATCACCCGGCTGATGTGCAACTTCTGGGTGGACCTGGGGCCCGACGCCGACGGCTACTTCGCCCCGGAGCTGGAGCGGCTTCGCGCGTTCGAGGACGACGGCCTGGTGAGGCGCAGCGGCACGCAGCTCGAGCTGACGCCGCTGGGCCGGCTCTTCGTTCGCAACGTGGCGATGGTCTTCGACACGTATCTCGCGGGGGCGGAGCGGCCCCGCTTCTCCCGCACGGTGTGA
- a CDS encoding hemerythrin domain-containing protein: protein MDALDVLNQEHRHIQRVLQVLERAVAKGREGEFVSASLFVRAANFFLTFVDGSHHAKEMVLFQTMVAHRLPLAPGLLAQVSGEHGTGSEHAVALLCAAESMLRGGETDPTRMLGAADDWLRLYRGHTTVEEAQVFPLARRLLPSGILDRMRTRFARIEASHGSLAEAAEALERAFLPIPPGRAFRGPVCSF from the coding sequence ATGGACGCATTGGATGTCTTGAATCAGGAGCATCGCCACATCCAGCGGGTGTTGCAGGTCCTGGAGCGGGCCGTGGCGAAGGGCCGGGAGGGGGAGTTCGTCTCGGCGTCACTCTTCGTCCGCGCCGCCAACTTCTTCCTCACCTTCGTCGACGGCAGCCACCACGCGAAGGAGATGGTGCTCTTCCAGACCATGGTGGCCCACCGGCTGCCCTTGGCGCCGGGGCTGCTCGCGCAGGTCTCCGGTGAGCACGGTACGGGCAGTGAGCACGCCGTGGCGCTGCTGTGCGCGGCCGAGTCGATGCTCCGCGGCGGTGAGACGGACCCCACGCGGATGCTTGGCGCGGCGGACGACTGGCTGCGGCTGTACCGAGGGCATACGACGGTGGAGGAGGCGCAGGTGTTTCCGCTGGCGCGGCGGCTGTTGCCCTCGGGAATCCTGGACCGGATGCGGACGCGCTTCGCCCGGATCGAGGCGTCGCACGGCTCACTGGCCGAGGCCGCGGAGGCCCTGGAGCGCGCCTTCCTGCCCATCCCCCCCGGGCGCGCCTTCCGTGGGCCGGTGTGCTCGTTCTGA
- a CDS encoding DUF4476 domain-containing protein: MKALITSLALLFALPALNAHAQADMRRPPGPPPGQQHPQPHRPPQHVGNQVVVDRDELRQRLSRLEKQLQEAEQRMNREERNKFRKTRELLDSVQQLVNAAPPLAVVMPPMPPPQPVPMPPPPPVMRPISEGELRRINESISRHSFTEDKMRVLNSATQNNFFLVSQVGQFLGHFQFSQDKLAVVRLLKPAILDMQNSHQLYSYFTFSSDKKKLEEILSQR; this comes from the coding sequence ATGAAGGCCCTGATCACCTCCCTGGCTCTCCTCTTCGCCCTTCCCGCCCTCAACGCCCACGCCCAGGCGGACATGCGCCGGCCGCCCGGCCCGCCCCCGGGTCAGCAGCACCCGCAGCCGCACCGCCCGCCCCAGCACGTCGGCAATCAGGTGGTCGTGGACCGCGACGAGCTGCGGCAGCGTCTGAGCCGGCTGGAGAAGCAGCTCCAGGAGGCCGAGCAGCGGATGAACCGGGAGGAGCGCAACAAGTTCCGCAAGACCCGGGAGTTGCTGGACTCGGTGCAGCAGTTGGTGAACGCGGCGCCTCCGCTGGCCGTCGTCATGCCGCCCATGCCCCCGCCGCAGCCCGTCCCGATGCCGCCCCCGCCGCCGGTGATGCGCCCCATCTCGGAGGGTGAGCTGCGCCGCATCAACGAGTCCATCTCCCGGCACAGCTTCACCGAGGACAAGATGCGCGTGCTCAACTCGGCGACCCAGAACAACTTCTTCCTGGTCTCCCAGGTGGGTCAGTTCCTCGGGCACTTCCAGTTCAGCCAGGACAAGCTGGCCGTGGTCCGGCTGCTGAAGCCCGCCATCCTGGACATGCAGAACAGCCACCAGCTCTACAGCTACTTCACCTTCTCCAGCGACAAGAAGAAGCTGGAAGAGATTCTCTCGCAGCGCTGA
- a CDS encoding 2,3-bisphosphoglycerate-dependent phosphoglycerate mutase, with translation MPHLVLVRHGQSLWNQENRFTGSVDVPLTAQGAEEARRAAAGLRNIQFQVAYTSTLVRAYDTLGIILLELQQALPVIRDAALNERSYGDLQGLNKADAARRWGDAQVHVWRRSYDVPPPHGESLEMTAKRVLSFYDRAILGDLRLGKNVLVVAHGNSNRALVMKLDGLTGEQVVGLELPTGLPLIYELSPEGEVYAKHVGAL, from the coding sequence ATGCCCCACCTCGTCCTCGTCCGTCATGGACAGTCGCTCTGGAACCAAGAGAACCGATTCACCGGCAGCGTCGACGTGCCCCTCACCGCACAGGGGGCCGAGGAAGCAAGGCGCGCCGCGGCAGGTCTCCGGAACATCCAGTTCCAGGTCGCGTACACCTCCACCCTCGTTCGGGCGTACGACACGCTGGGCATCATCCTGCTGGAGCTCCAACAAGCCCTCCCCGTCATCCGGGACGCCGCGCTCAACGAGCGGAGCTACGGCGACCTCCAGGGGCTCAACAAGGCGGACGCCGCTCGGCGTTGGGGTGACGCGCAGGTTCACGTGTGGCGCCGCTCCTACGACGTGCCGCCGCCCCACGGCGAATCCCTGGAGATGACCGCGAAGCGGGTGCTGTCCTTCTATGACCGCGCCATCCTCGGGGACCTGCGCCTGGGGAAGAACGTGCTCGTCGTCGCCCACGGCAACTCCAACCGCGCCCTGGTGATGAAGCTGGATGGACTCACGGGCGAGCAGGTGGTGGGGCTGGAACTGCCCACCGGACTTCCCCTCATCTACGAGCTGTCGCCGGAAGGCGAGGTGTACGCCAAGCACGTCGGGGCGCTTTGA
- a CDS encoding DUSAM domain-containing protein has translation MPEHRTWNEIRELNHRIHDLGEPLVLTDEIRALLIGTAAEVAIAQQEVSQAIDDDASASELLKEIAKRIRVGSRRLSRALIEANKLQESGDLEAARAPLLALLDVEVVPFYRELAQVQLDALDAP, from the coding sequence ATGCCGGAACACCGCACTTGGAATGAAATCAGGGAACTGAATCACCGCATCCACGACCTGGGGGAACCGCTCGTCCTCACAGATGAAATCCGCGCGCTCTTGATTGGCACCGCCGCCGAAGTGGCCATCGCGCAGCAGGAGGTCTCCCAAGCGATCGATGACGACGCGAGTGCCTCCGAGCTGCTCAAGGAGATTGCGAAGCGCATCCGCGTGGGCTCGCGGCGCCTGTCGCGTGCGCTCATCGAAGCAAACAAGCTTCAGGAAAGCGGCGATCTTGAAGCCGCACGCGCGCCGTTGCTGGCCCTGCTGGATGTGGAGGTGGTTCCGTTCTACCGCGAGCTGGCCCAGGTCCAACTCGACGCGCTCGACGCACCGTAA